GCGATCCATGAGTCAGGCTACCCTCTTTATTCTAACAACACCGCCAGACCTACGGCAGATGGGGAGGTGTTATGAGAGCAGTTTTGCTACAGAAGGGGACACTCCTTTTCAAAAAATAACAAGCTCATCATAACAGCACTTCTCACGTAAGTCAGACGGGGGGAAGTGCTGTTTTTTTTATTGTATAAAAATGTAAGGTCGATTGCAAATAAGGATAGGGGGCTTGGAGTAGATGGATAAAGGAAAAATTCTACTAATTGGCTTTGGACCAGGACATCATGATCACATTACGCATCGCGCAAAAGAGGCTATCCTAGAATGCGAAGTGGTAATTGGCTACAACACTTATGTAGATTTAATTAGAGAACTAATCTCAGAAAAAAGTGTCGTACGTACTGGGATGACAGAAGAGGTTAGTCGTGCTCAAGAAGCGGTAAGATTGGCTGAGTTAGGTAAAGTTGTTGGCGTTATTTCTAGTGGGGATGCTGGAGTATACGGCATGGCCGGATTAGTCTATGAAGTACTTGTAGAAAAAGGCTGGAAAGAATCCACTGGGGTGAAGGTAGAGGTTGTACCTGGGATTTCATCAATTCAATCTTGCGCCTCTTTATTAGGTGCTCCAATCATGCACGACGCTTGCACAATCAGCTTGAGTGACCATCTTACACCGTGGGCAACGATCGCTAAGCGTGTGGAAGCAGCCGCTTCTGCTGATTTTGTAATTGCGTTGTATAACCCTCGCAGTGGTCGTCGTACACGACAAATTGTAGAAACACAGCAAATTTTATTAAAATATCGTTCTCCTGATACGCCTGTAGGAATCGTGAAAAGCGCCTACCGAGACCGTGAGCATGTTGTAATTACAACTCTTGCAGACATGTTGCAGCATGAAATTGGAATGTTGACAACGGTAATCATCGGAAACACGACCACTTTTGTTTACGACCAAAAAATCATTACACCACGCGGATATCAACGTAAATATACGTTAAATCGTATGGATCAACCGCTAAAACCTCATGAACGTTTACAGGAGAAGGCAGAGCCTTGGGCGCTTCACAGTCAGCCTGAGAATGGAAATCTGTTATCTGGCTCTTCTTCTGAACAAGGACAACCAACTGGTGGAGTGACTGTAGCGACGTCACCACAAGCTACAATACAAGAAGCTCAAGTTTCTGACTCAACACCATTAGCGACAATGGAAGCCCTTTCAAATCCCAGGCAATTCTCTGGGGAAGTAGAGCAGGTACCTGAAAACTCTTTTCAGGTAGAAACGGAGAGCTTTCAAGCTCCTAAACAAGCGGTTAAAGCTTTTCAGCTAGCGATGGAAGCGCTTGCGTGTGTTGATGAAAAGACAGCCTTAGAGCTTAATCAGGGTATCACTCCGCCACCACGTCCGTTTAGCGGAGTTGTTGATATTTTAGAGCTAGGCGTTTCGCCTGGCGTAGCGCGCAAGAATTTTACCTCTGAGCAAATGCGACTCTTGGCAGATTTGACTAAAGATGGCGGAGAAATGATGTATAGCATTGAGCATCAAATTCTTCTCCGATTACCTCAGGTAGATCCACAAAAAGTAACAGAACAATTAAGAGCAGTAGGCTTTCAGTTGTTTCCGATCGGAGCTAGTGCACAGGTAAAAGCATGTGATTTTTGTGATTTAGAAAAGGATGAATCCATACCCGTAGCTGAAGAATTAGGCAGACGATTGGATGGTCTAGCTGTGCCTAAAGATTTAAAAATTGGTTTTAACGGCTGCGGAATGGCATGCTATGGTGCGGTTATGGAAGACATTGGTCTTGTGTATCGACGTGGTGCATATGATGTGTTTTTAGGTGGTAAACGTATTGGGCGTAATGCACATCCTGGACAACGCATTGCTGAGGGAATACCGGAAGAGCAAATTATTGGTCTTGTAGAACGAATTGTGGATGAATATAAGGTAAAAGGTCATATCGATGAACGATTCCATAAATTCTTTAAACGTACAGGGCAAGTACTTGAATATCGTTATCAGGAATTCATAGCGCCGTTGCAAATCGAAGAACCGTGTGGAGATTAAGGGGGGGAATTCTTTGAACGGAATACTTTTTATCGGTCATGGTAGCAGAGATGCCGAGGGAAATGAGCATCTTCTACAGTTTACACAGCGAGTTACTGAGTTGTTAAAGGAACAAACAGAGGTAACACTGTATGAGACTTGTTTCTTGGAGTTAACCAGACCAACCATTATGCAAGGGGTGCAAAAAATAGTAGAGCGCGGGGCTACCACTGTAGCAATGGTACCATTAATGCTGTTTCAAGCGGCCCATGCAAAACTACACATCCCCCATGAAATAGATGAAGCTAAAGCGAAATATCCACATGTCGATTTTCGCTATGGTCGCCCTATAGGTGTCCATGAAGATATGGTGCAAATTTTGCGGGATCGTTTACAAAATACAACCACATATACTCCACTAGAACAGGCAAACAAGGATAGTGCCATTCTGTTAGTAGGTCGTGGGAGTAGTGACTCGGACGCAAACAGTGACCTATGTAAAATAGCTCGTTTGTTGTGGGAGAGCACAGGGGTAGGTAACGTTGAAGTGGCGTACATGGGCGTTACCTATCCAACAGTGGAAGAAGGGTTAGTTCGTTGTGTAAGACAAGGAGCTAAGCAAATTTATGTCCTTCCTTATTTGTTATTTACGGGTATTCTGTTAAAGCGTCTAGAAGAGAATTTACAACAGTTTCATCAGGAGTTCCCTGATATACAAGCATCGATGAGCGAGGCGTTAGGATTCCATGAATTGCTAGAACAAATTGTGGTAGATCGCTCTGTGGAAGCACTACAAGGACGGGCATTAGCCAACTGTGATCTTTGTCAATTTAGAAAACTTGCTGTATTCGATCATCACCACCACGATCATGATCACCATCATGACCATGATCACCATCATGACCATGATCACCATCATGACCATGATCACCATCATGACCATGATCACCACCATGACCATGATCACCACCATGACCATGATCATCACCATACAAATGGGCATAGTCATACCCCGGTACCAAAAAAGGAACAACCATCCTGTAGCAAGGAGTCGCAAGCTACAGAAGCTAACGATAAACGGGGGGTACGTGTATGATCCTGTTTTTGGCAGGAACAAGTGATGCACGCGAATTGGCTGTTCTTTTGAAGTCAACAGGCATTGATCTACTGGCAACGGTTGTCACCGATTCTGCTGCAAAAAGCTTGGAGGAAGAAGGTATCGCCACGCGTGTAGGAAGATTGCCACTAGCGGATATGATTGCCTTAGCCAAGGAACAGAAGGCCACAACTATTGTGGATGCGAGTCATCCTTTTGCAGAGGAAGCTTCTAAAAATGCTATGGCATGCGCAGAAGAATTACAGCTCCCTTACATTCGTTTTGAGAGGGAGACCCGTAGTTATGTTGATCATCCTAGTGTGCTCTTGGTGGAAAATTATGAACAAGCAGCATTGGAAGCAAAAAGCAGAAAAGGCGTGGTTATGCTAACCACTGGAAGTAAAACACTCGGTACTTTTACCAAGCATTTACTAGGTGATCCTGAGATTCGTTTGATCGCAAGAATGCTGCCACGTAAAGACAATATGGAAAAGTGTGAAGAGCTAGGTGTAGAGCAAAAAAATATCATTGCTATGCAAGGTCCTTTTTCTAAAGAATTGAATGCCGCTCTGTATACTCAATTTGGTGTTACTACAATGATTACAAAAGAAAGCGGTAAGGTAGGCGCTGTGGATGAAAAGCTGGAGGCAGCCCTAGAGCTTGGCATCTATACCATTATGATTGACAGACCTAAACTCGTGTACGGAGAAACGCATCACACATTTGATAGCGTTTTGAAAGCGATAAAAACACACGCTACGATCTAAAAATATCGTGGGAAAAGAAGGGGAGTTATAATATGTCATCGCAATTTCATACGGAATTCAAACCATTAACGATTCAACCACAAGAAATTGAATCGAAAAGTTTTGAAATGATTACAGAGGAGCTAGGCCCACATCCATTTACGGATGACCAGTATCGTGTGGTACAGCGTGTCATTCACGCAACGGCCGATTTTGATTTAGGACGTAGCATGCAGTTCCATCCAGATGCAGTAGAAGCTGGAATTCGCGCTATTCAAGCTGGTGAGCCAATTATTGCAGATGTTCAAATGGTTCAAGTAGGTATTAGTAAGCCACGTCTAAAGGCGTTTGGTGGAGATGTACATGTTTATATTTCTGATGCTGATG
This is a stretch of genomic DNA from Brevibacillus laterosporus DSM 25. It encodes these proteins:
- the cobJ gene encoding precorrin-3B C(17)-methyltransferase; translated protein: MDKGKILLIGFGPGHHDHITHRAKEAILECEVVIGYNTYVDLIRELISEKSVVRTGMTEEVSRAQEAVRLAELGKVVGVISSGDAGVYGMAGLVYEVLVEKGWKESTGVKVEVVPGISSIQSCASLLGAPIMHDACTISLSDHLTPWATIAKRVEAAASADFVIALYNPRSGRRTRQIVETQQILLKYRSPDTPVGIVKSAYRDREHVVITTLADMLQHEIGMLTTVIIGNTTTFVYDQKIITPRGYQRKYTLNRMDQPLKPHERLQEKAEPWALHSQPENGNLLSGSSSEQGQPTGGVTVATSPQATIQEAQVSDSTPLATMEALSNPRQFSGEVEQVPENSFQVETESFQAPKQAVKAFQLAMEALACVDEKTALELNQGITPPPRPFSGVVDILELGVSPGVARKNFTSEQMRLLADLTKDGGEMMYSIEHQILLRLPQVDPQKVTEQLRAVGFQLFPIGASAQVKACDFCDLEKDESIPVAEELGRRLDGLAVPKDLKIGFNGCGMACYGAVMEDIGLVYRRGAYDVFLGGKRIGRNAHPGQRIAEGIPEEQIIGLVERIVDEYKVKGHIDERFHKFFKRTGQVLEYRYQEFIAPLQIEEPCGD
- a CDS encoding sirohydrochlorin chelatase translates to MNGILFIGHGSRDAEGNEHLLQFTQRVTELLKEQTEVTLYETCFLELTRPTIMQGVQKIVERGATTVAMVPLMLFQAAHAKLHIPHEIDEAKAKYPHVDFRYGRPIGVHEDMVQILRDRLQNTTTYTPLEQANKDSAILLVGRGSSDSDANSDLCKIARLLWESTGVGNVEVAYMGVTYPTVEEGLVRCVRQGAKQIYVLPYLLFTGILLKRLEENLQQFHQEFPDIQASMSEALGFHELLEQIVVDRSVEALQGRALANCDLCQFRKLAVFDHHHHDHDHHHDHDHHHDHDHHHDHDHHHDHDHHHDHDHHHDHDHHHTNGHSHTPVPKKEQPSCSKESQATEANDKRGVRV
- the cobK gene encoding precorrin-6A reductase, whose amino-acid sequence is MILFLAGTSDARELAVLLKSTGIDLLATVVTDSAAKSLEEEGIATRVGRLPLADMIALAKEQKATTIVDASHPFAEEASKNAMACAEELQLPYIRFERETRSYVDHPSVLLVENYEQAALEAKSRKGVVMLTTGSKTLGTFTKHLLGDPEIRLIARMLPRKDNMEKCEELGVEQKNIIAMQGPFSKELNAALYTQFGVTTMITKESGKVGAVDEKLEAALELGIYTIMIDRPKLVYGETHHTFDSVLKAIKTHATI
- a CDS encoding precorrin-8X methylmutase; the encoded protein is MSSQFHTEFKPLTIQPQEIESKSFEMITEELGPHPFTDDQYRVVQRVIHATADFDLGRSMQFHPDAVEAGIRAIQAGEPIIADVQMVQVGISKPRLKAFGGDVHVYISDADVMEQAKAENTTRAIISIRKATSQIKGGIYAIGNAPTALLELIRLVKEGKANPSLVIGVPVGFVSAAESKEELAKLDIPFITNLDRKGGSPVAVAAVNALSILATERSERA